Proteins co-encoded in one Medicago truncatula cultivar Jemalong A17 chromosome 8, MtrunA17r5.0-ANR, whole genome shotgun sequence genomic window:
- the LOC11431125 gene encoding mitochondrial-processing peptidase subunit alpha: protein MYRATASSLKRHLKGGVLGNLGATRFATSSAIAAKVSSGGLFSWLTGERSSSLPPLDTPISSFVLPDTLPDYIEPSKTKITTLSNGLKIASETSSNPAASIGLYLDCGSIYETPLTSGASHLLERMAFKSTVNRSHFRIVREIEAIGGNIGASASREQMGYTFDALKTYVPQMIELLVDCVRNPAFLDWEVNEELRKVKAELGELKNNPLGLLLEAIHSTGYSGALAYPLLAPEEALNRLDGPSLEEFVAENYTAPRMVLAASGVDHEEFLSVAEPLLADLPSVPRSEEPKSTYVGGDFRRHGEEGATHVAIAFEVPGGWQKEKDAIVLTVLQMLMGGGGSFSAGGPGKGMHSRLFLRVLNEYQQIQSFSAFNSIFNNTGLFGIYASTSSDFAPKAVELAAKELIAIATPEKVPEVQLDRAKKSTKTAVLMNLESRMIASEDIGRQILTYGERKPVEEFLKAVDEITLDDITKISQRIISSPLTMASYGDVINVPSYENVSSMFHAK from the exons ATGTATAGAGCTACAGCTTCTTCACTCAAACGCCATCTCAAG GGTGGTGTTCTTGGCAACTTGGGAGCAACTAGATTTGCAACTTCGAGTGCTATTGCTGCAAAGGTTTCCTCTGGTGGTTTGTTTAGCTGGCTTACCGGGGAGCGCTCTAGTTCACTTCCCCCTCTTGATACACCAATTAGTTCTTTTGTTCTTCCTGATACCCTACCAGATTATATTGAACCAAGCAAGACTAAGATCACAACTCTTTCCAATGGACTCAAAATAGCATCAGAGACTTCGTCG AACCCTGCAGCCTCAATTGGGTTATATCTCGATTGTGGTTCTATCTATGAGACGCCATTGACAAGCGGGGCTTCACACTTGCTAGAGAGAATGGCTTTCAAGAGCACGGTTAACCGTAGTCACTTTCGTATTGTAAGGGAAATAGAAGCAATTGGTGGTAATATAGGAGCCTCGGCCTCTCGAGAACAAATGGGTTACACATTTGATGCTTTAAAGACCTATGTTCCACAAATGATTGAATTACTGGTTGACTGTGTAAGGAACCCGGCCTTCTTGGACTGGGAGGTCAATGAAGAG CTTCGAAAGGTGAAAGCAGAGCTAGGAGAACTGAAAAACAATCCACTGGGTTTGCTTTTGGAAGCAATTCACTCTACTGGATATTCTGGTGCATTGGCTTATCCTCTTTTGGCTCCTGAAGAAGCACTGAACAGACTAGATGGCCCCAGTTTAGAGGAATTTGTTGCT GAAAATTACACAGCTCCTAGAATGGTACTTGCTGCATCTGGTGTAGATCATGAAGAGTTTCTATCTGTTGCTGAGCCTCTTCTCGCTGACCTACCAAGTGTTCCCCGTTCCGAAGAACCAAAATCTACCTATGTTGGAGGTGATTTCCGTCGCCACGGTGAAGAAGGG GCTACACATGTTGCTATTGCTTTTGAAGTTCCTGGTGGCTGGCAAAAGGAGAAAGATGCTATAGTTTTGACTGTTCTACAG ATGCTTATGGGTGGAGGTGGTTCATTCTCAGCTGGGGGCCCCGGTAAAGGGATGCACTCAAGGCTAT TTCTTCGCGTGTTGAATGAATATCAGCAGATTCAATCCTTTTCTGCATTCAACAGTATCTTCAACAATACAGGACTATTCGGCATTTATGCAAGCACT AGCTCTGATTTTGCACCAAAAGCTGTGGAATTAGCAGCCAAAGAACTTATTGCAATTGCAACGCCTGAAAAAG TTCCAGAGGTACAGCTTGACCGTGCCAAGAAATCCACAAAAACTGCAGTTCTTATGAATTTGGAATCTAGA ATGATTGCCTCAGAAGATATAGGAAGGCAGATTTTGACTTACGGAGAAAG GAAGCCTGTGGAAGAGTTCCTGAAGGCTGTAGATGAAATCACTTTGGATGATATCACTAAAATATCTCAAAGGATTATTTCCTCACCTTTGACTATGGCATCATATGGAGATG TTATAAATGTGCCGAGTTATGAAAATGTGAGCAGCATGTTCCATGCTAAATGA
- the LOC11424963 gene encoding DNA repair protein RadA, translating to MFSFSVSRFPSAQSLSLHHPSTTTNATFHTNPLHQNASSSTNNNKAENFLKQNATSRVNPIEGNENEVVFGRKKKKGKEKVYWVCSDCGYSTGQWWGVCRSCSVSGTMKEFHEVKSSEKVSGFSVLEDGLGSWLPEKSGELRPLRLSEVNRGVDHLHWRIRLSGPFGNEVSRVLGGGLVPGSLTLVGGDPGVGKSTLLLQVAAMLAEGDEDVGASPVVYVSGEESVEQIGNRADRLTIGSDIYLYSSNDIEDILKKVQYISPRALVVDSVQTVYLKGIMGSPGGIMQVKECTSALLRFAKTTNIPVLLIGHVTKSGDIAGPRVLEHIVDVVLYMEGEKYTSHRMLRAVKNRFGSTDELGVFEMSHSGLQAVSNASEMFLSEQDLDSDVLAGLAVAVIMDGSRTFLIEIQALCLSGSTGSRQFNGIQANRADMIISVLIKQAGLRLQEHAVFLNVVSGLTVTETAGDLAIAAAICSSCLELPIPNDIAFIGEIGLGGELRMVTRMEKRVHTVAKLGYRMCIIPKAAEKVLGTEGLENIKVVGCRNLKDVINTIFPNVMRRSK from the exons ATGTTTTCGTTTTCTGTCTCTCGTTTCCCTTCAGCACAATCATTGTCACTCCATCacccatcaacaacaacaaacgcAACTTTTCACACCAACCCACTACACCAAAACGCTTCATCTtctaccaacaacaacaaagctgAAAACTTTCTCAAACAAAACGCCACTAGCAGAGTAAACCCAATTGAGGGTAATGAAAACGAGGTTGTATttggaagaaagaagaaaaagggtaAGGAAAAAGTTTACTGGGTTTGTAGCGATTGTGGGTATAGTACTGGACAATGGTGGGGTGTTTGTAGATCGTGTAGTGTTTCTGGTACTATGAAAGAGTTTCATGAAGTGAAAAGTAGTGAAAAGGTTAGTGGGTTTTCAGTTTTGGAAGATGGGTTGGGGTCTTGGCTTCCCGAGAAGAGTGGCGAGTTGCGTCCTTTGAGATTGTCTGAGGTTAATAGGGGAGTTGATCATTTGCATTGGAGAATTCGTTT GTCTGGTCCTTTTGGAAATGAAGTTTCTAGAGTGCTTGGTGGTGGTCTTGTACCAG GTTCATTGACTTTAGTTGGCGGGGATCCTGGTGTTGGGAAGAGTACTCTGTTGTTGCAG GTTGCTGCCATGCTTGCCGAAGGCGACGAAGATGTTGGAGCATCTCCAGTTGTGTATGTCTCTGGTGAAGAG AGTGTTGAGCAAATTGGTAACAGAGCAGACCGCCTAACAATCGGATcagatatttatttatattcaagTAATGATATCGAG GACATATTGAAGAAAGTTCAGTATATCTCCCCTCGGGCACTAGTTGTTGATTCTGTACAAACTGTTTATTTGAAAGGAATAATGGGGAGTCCTGGAGGGATTATGCAG GTGAAGGAATGTACTTCGGCTTTACTTCGATTTGCAAAGACAACAAACATCCCGGTTCTATTG ATTGGACATGTGACAAAATCTGGAGACATAGCAGGACCTCGTGTCTTGGAGCATATCGTTGATGTTGTTTTGTATATGGAA GGCGAGAAGTACACTTCCCATCGTATGCTTCGAGCTGTGAAAAATCGATTTGGATCCACTGATGAG CTTGGAGTTTTTGAGATGTCACATTCAGGACTTCAGGCTGTTTCGAATGCCAGTGAAATGTTTCTTAGTGAGCAAGACCTAGATTCAGATGTTTTAGCTGGACTCGCTGTAGCTGTAATAATGGATGGATCCCGAACATTTCTTATTGAAATTCAG GCGCTTTGTCTCTCTGGTTCAACAGGATCAAGGCAATTTAATGGTATCCAAGCAAATAGAGCGGATATGATCATATCT GTTCTTATCAAGCAAGCAGGACTTCGTCTCCAAGAACAT GCTGTGTTTTTAAATGTTGTTAGTGGATTGACAGTGACCGAGACTGCAGGAGATCTTGCAATAGCAGCTGCCATTTGCAGCAG TTGTTTGGAGCTCCCGATTCCAAATGACATTGCATTCATTGGTGAAATTGGTCTTGGTGGCGAGCTTCGAATG GTTACTAGAATGGAAAAAAGGGTACACACAGTAGCAAAATTGGGTTACAGAATGTGTATAATACCAAAGGCAGCTGAAAAAGTTTTGGGAACTGAAGGTCTAGAAAATATCAAAGTTGTTGGTTGCAGGAATCTGAAGGACGTTATCAACACTATATTTCCTAATGTGATGAGAAGAAGCAAGTAA